TAGTTACAGGTAGTTTAGTCATTGCCAAAGATCAAGATCAATATGCTTATCTTCCAAAAGCTTTAGCTGAAAAAATTGATCAAAAAATGCAAGGTTTTATCTTAATTAATAATGCTGAAAAGAATGAGCAAACGACCGATGAAGAAGATCCATATGCAGCTTATGTCATTCCAGATGACTTAATGTGGTAAACATGTGTAAGCCTTTATCAATATTCTGATAAAGGCTTTAACTGCTTATGGCAATAACTAATATTTTATCGTCTATTAAAAAAATTATAAAAATTACATTCAGATCAAATTCGTTCACCACTTCATCTATTATTATCGATATAATGAATAAAACATTTTGTCTTTGCGTTACCTTTTAAGGTTTCTTCCCGAGTCCAATTTCATGTCTTGACTAAATTAAATAAGCTTTAGTCAAAGATATACAATATAAACTTTCATGTGTATCCACACATACCCAACAGATCAATGTCTTTATTGAGTTTGATCTAACTGACTTTATTGCAAATTAAATTGCGAAATTTTAATAAAGTAGCTGATGTATAAAGGTAGTCATTCATGCTGAAGTGGTTTGAAAAACTTGTAGATCCTTATCCAACAAAAGGTCTGGATGAACCCTTACCGAAACGCTTTTTTCCATTTGTTTGGCAAGCTACCGAAGGCGTACGTCCTTATTTATTACTACTTATTATATGTACAGCAGGCGCAGCTACATTTGAAGCCCTACTCTTTTCAAAAATTGGGCAACTTGTAGACTGGCTCAGCCACAGTCAGCCTGAAAGTTTTTTAAGCCAACATGCTTCCAATATACTTATTCTAATTAGCGTTTTATTTGCTAATATTTTATTTGTTAATATTCAATCCATTATAAAACATCAAATTTTATATAGTACTTTTCCTATGCGCTTACGCTGGCGCTTTCACAACCTTCTGTTAAAGCAAAGTCTAGATTTTTTCCATAATGATTTTGCTGGACGCCTTTCGGCCAAGGTGATGCAGACGGCTTTAGCTATCCGTGAATTCTGGATTATTTTGGGCGATATGTTGGCCTATGTGAGTATTTACTTTATTACGGTTAGTATTGTTCTTGGGGCAATTTCTCCAACTTTACTCATCCCACTCATGGTTTGGTTAGGGCTATTCTTATTAAGTGCTTGGTTCTTTATCCCACGTTTAAGCAAAATCTCGCAACAACAAGCGGACGCCAGAGCTGTGATGACTGGCCGTGTCACAGACGCCTACACAAATATTCAAACTGTTAAGCTATTTGCTCATGCTGGTCGTGAAAGCCAATATGCTAAAGCTTCAATGAAAGAGTTTATGTCTACCGTCTATGCGCAAATGCGTTTAGGTACACTTTTTGAAGTCAGCATTAATATGTTGTCTGCTGTTTTATTTGTTGGCGTGATTGGTACCGCAGTTTGGTTATGGACCCAAGGTTTAGCAGCTTTAGGTGTCATTGCTGCGACTACTGCCATGATTTTAAAACTCAATAGCATGGCTGAATTTATGATGTGGCATATGTCAGCATTGTTTGAAAATGTGGGTACCATCCAAGATGGTATGCAAACACTAGGCAAGAAAATCAATATTCAAGATAAACCAGATGCAAAACAACTTGATGTCACTCAAGGTGAAATCGTATTTAAAGATGTAACCTTCGCCTATAACAATAAAAATGTCATCGATCACTTTAATCTACACATTAAAGCAGGTGAAAAGATCGGTATTGTTGGCCGTTCAGGTGCAGGTAAATCAACTCTTATCCAATTACTATTACACTTCTATCATCTTAAGGAAGGTGCAATTTTAATTGATGGGCAAAATATTGAAGATGTAACGCAAGATAGTCTAAGAGCGAATATTGCTTTGGTTACTCAAGATACTTCTTTACTACATCGTTCAGTTGCTGAAAATATTAAATATGGCCGTCCAGATGCAACTGATCAAGATATGCAAAGTGCTGTACATAAAGCTAAAGCGGCTGAATTTATTCCTCATCTTGTTGATTTAAAAGGTCGTTCAGGCTACGAAGCCCAAGTAGGTGAACGCGGTGTAAAACTGTCAGGTGGTCAAAGACAGCGTATTGCTATTGCACGTGTATTCTTAAAAGATGCGCCAATTTTGATATTAGATGAAGCAACAAGTGCATTGGACTCTGAGGTTGAAGCAGCTATCCAATCAAGTTTAAATGACCTTATGGTAGATAAAACGGTTATTGCAATTGCTCATCGATTGTCTACTATTGCTCAAATGGACCGTTTAATTGTTCTTGATGAAGGTAAAATTGCAGAACAAGGCACCCACGAAGAATTAATTGCAAAAAATGGTATATATGCGCAATTGTGGAAACGTCAAACAGGCGGCTTCCTTATTGAGCAAAAAGCAACACAGGGTCAAGATTAATGCTTTATTTAGAAGATTTGAAAATTGGTGATCGTTTTATTAGTCGTGAATACGAAATTACACTAGACGAAATCAAACAATTTGCAAATAGCTATGATCCTCAACCATTCCATACCGATGAAGCGCTAGCCAAAGAAGATCCTATTTTCAAGGGTATTGCTGCCAGTGGGTGGCATACCTCTGCAATCACTATGCGGTTATGGACAGAATGTATGCCAATTTATGGTGGCTTAGTGGGTTCAGAGTCTAGTCTACGATGGCCACGCCCTACTCGACCTGGTGATCGGATTCATGTTGAAGCGGAAATTTCCGCGATTACACCATCCAAAACAAAATTAGATCGTGGTATTGTTAGTTACGTTACGCAGGCCTTAAATCAACATGGGGATGTTTTGCTTATTTCAACAACGAAAATCGTTGTCTTTAAAAAGAATGTTTAATGAATCGTTGATATGATTGTCTAACAGTTTTTATAAACTCAAATTATATTTCATGACAAGATGTGTAAGAAATGCACGTAGAGAATTGATGAGAGCAACGGAACGCATATGAAAATTACCTCAGCTCGTCAAGATCAAGGTATTCCAGGAGTCTATGGCTTATTGCTATTAGATGTCGTTTCACGTTGGGGATACAACGATGAAACGTTATTTGCTCCTTTTCATCTTACTAGTGAGCAATTGGCAGATCCTGAATATCGTATTTCAACACCTGTAGCGAATGAGCTAGTTAAACATGCCTTAAATCTAACTGGTGAAAGTACGCTGGGTTACCATATTGGCACCCAAATGCGTATTTCAATTCATGGATTTATTGGCTATGCAATTATGACAGCCAAAGATATTACAGAAGCTATTGCCCTTGCTGCACGTTTTATCCAATTACGTTTACCCTTTTTACAACTCTATTTTTCTACGTTCGGTCCGAAAGCCACATTACAGCTACAATGTGATATTGAACTAGAACCACTTCGTACCGAAATCGTTTTAGGCTTAACCATTGGTATCATGACCATGGCAAAAGCGATGACAGGTATTGAAGATTTAGCGGGCGATGTCGATTTAGACTTTCCAGAACCTGAGGGTTTTGATAAATATAGAAATAAACTAAGCAGCATTATTCGCTTTAATCAGCCCCATTTAATCTCTAGTTTTGATAAAAAATATTTAGGTCTTAAATTAATTAATTCAGACCCAATTGCCAGTCAAGTTGCTATTAATCAATGTGAAGCCGAACTATCTGCTTTGGGTGAGCGCCGTCGTTTGGCAATGCGTGTACGTGATATTTTAAGTAATTCTGAACAACATTACTTAAGCATAGAAAATGTAGCAGAATACTTACATATGTCAGATCGTACATTAAAACGACAATTGGCAGCTGAAGGGACTTCATTTTCAACATTAGTAGACGAAGTAAGATATCGTCATGCGACTTCACTACTTTCACGCACAGATTATAGTCTTGAACAAATTGCAGATGAACTTGGATATTCCGATGTCGCCAACTTCAGCCGTGCTTTTAAACGCTGGAGTGGCCGTAGTCCGAGTAACTGGCGCAAAGACCCCTATTTATAATGTTATTAAAATATTAGACACATGCTTAAGGAGTTGTCATGAACCACCCTTCAGAATTGAAGTATGCACGTACACATGAGTGGGTAAAAGTTGAAGGAGACCTCGTTGTTACGGGGATTACCGACCATGCGCAAGATGAGCTTGGAGACCTGGTCTATGTTGAAACTCCTGAAGTTGGCAGTAAGGTAACAGCTGGTGAACAAGCTGGAGTAGTTGAATCAGTTAAAACTGCTTCTGACATTCACGCTCCTGTTTCCGGTACTGTAGTAGAAGTAAACACAGACCTTGAAGATGATCCAGATTTTGTAAATGAAGACCCATACGGTAAAGGCTGGATATATAAAATCAAACCAGACAATATTGCAGATGTTGAAAAACTTTTAACAAATGCAGAATATGAAGCTGGCCTATAATATAGGTATAGTTTTTAAAGTTTAAAGAACCAGTTTAAATTTTAACTGGTTTTTTTATATGTATGAGCCAGTTTTTAAAAAACCTAATGAATGAGTAGATAATTGATATGACCAAACTTGTTGTATTTTCCGGTGCGGGCATGAGTGCAGAAAGTGGAATTAGCACATTTCGCGATAGCAATGGTCTATGGGAAAATTATGATATACAGCAAG
This window of the Acinetobacter sp. XH1741 genome carries:
- the gcvH gene encoding glycine cleavage system protein GcvH — translated: MNHPSELKYARTHEWVKVEGDLVVTGITDHAQDELGDLVYVETPEVGSKVTAGEQAGVVESVKTASDIHAPVSGTVVEVNTDLEDDPDFVNEDPYGKGWIYKIKPDNIADVEKLLTNAEYEAGL
- a CDS encoding MaoC family dehydratase translates to MLYLEDLKIGDRFISREYEITLDEIKQFANSYDPQPFHTDEALAKEDPIFKGIAASGWHTSAITMRLWTECMPIYGGLVGSESSLRWPRPTRPGDRIHVEAEISAITPSKTKLDRGIVSYVTQALNQHGDVLLISTTKIVVFKKNV
- a CDS encoding helix-turn-helix domain-containing protein, coding for MKITSARQDQGIPGVYGLLLLDVVSRWGYNDETLFAPFHLTSEQLADPEYRISTPVANELVKHALNLTGESTLGYHIGTQMRISIHGFIGYAIMTAKDITEAIALAARFIQLRLPFLQLYFSTFGPKATLQLQCDIELEPLRTEIVLGLTIGIMTMAKAMTGIEDLAGDVDLDFPEPEGFDKYRNKLSSIIRFNQPHLISSFDKKYLGLKLINSDPIASQVAINQCEAELSALGERRRLAMRVRDILSNSEQHYLSIENVAEYLHMSDRTLKRQLAAEGTSFSTLVDEVRYRHATSLLSRTDYSLEQIADELGYSDVANFSRAFKRWSGRSPSNWRKDPYL
- a CDS encoding ABC transporter ATP-binding protein; this encodes MLKWFEKLVDPYPTKGLDEPLPKRFFPFVWQATEGVRPYLLLLIICTAGAATFEALLFSKIGQLVDWLSHSQPESFLSQHASNILILISVLFANILFVNIQSIIKHQILYSTFPMRLRWRFHNLLLKQSLDFFHNDFAGRLSAKVMQTALAIREFWIILGDMLAYVSIYFITVSIVLGAISPTLLIPLMVWLGLFLLSAWFFIPRLSKISQQQADARAVMTGRVTDAYTNIQTVKLFAHAGRESQYAKASMKEFMSTVYAQMRLGTLFEVSINMLSAVLFVGVIGTAVWLWTQGLAALGVIAATTAMILKLNSMAEFMMWHMSALFENVGTIQDGMQTLGKKINIQDKPDAKQLDVTQGEIVFKDVTFAYNNKNVIDHFNLHIKAGEKIGIVGRSGAGKSTLIQLLLHFYHLKEGAILIDGQNIEDVTQDSLRANIALVTQDTSLLHRSVAENIKYGRPDATDQDMQSAVHKAKAAEFIPHLVDLKGRSGYEAQVGERGVKLSGGQRQRIAIARVFLKDAPILILDEATSALDSEVEAAIQSSLNDLMVDKTVIAIAHRLSTIAQMDRLIVLDEGKIAEQGTHEELIAKNGIYAQLWKRQTGGFLIEQKATQGQD